The Flammeovirgaceae bacterium genome contains a region encoding:
- a CDS encoding amidohydrolase family protein, with protein MKKIFTTILMLLAGVYTFAQAPVPAKAQDKPIALTGGVAHLGNGQVIENSVIAFDKGKLTIVTSASANPNLTGYEVIRIDGKHVYPGFILPNSQVGLQEVTSIRAMNDYQERGDMNPNVRSLISYNTDSEFIPTFRFNGVLLAETTPTGGTISGSSSVMEMEGWNWEDAVHSADIGIHMNWPALMRRQFDFNTFSFSESPNADYEKQVTALVQFFAEAQAYGKLASKETNLKFDALQGLFDGSKVLFIHATMPKEIVESIRFAQRSGVQRITLLSGQGAYWVADFLKENNIPVILPDTHSLPDRTDDDIDMPFKLPYLLTQAGVQVSLSCTGALHGGRNLAFFAGTAAAYGLGKEDALKAITSNTAKALGIDKRVGTLEVGKDATLFVSSGDALDMRTNNLSHAFISGKQVTLPGNQQELYERFSKKYGQMR; from the coding sequence ATGAAAAAGATATTCACTACCATACTTATGCTGCTGGCCGGTGTTTACACCTTTGCCCAGGCACCCGTTCCGGCAAAAGCCCAGGATAAGCCCATTGCGTTAACGGGTGGTGTTGCTCACTTAGGCAACGGGCAGGTTATTGAAAACTCGGTAATTGCCTTTGATAAAGGAAAACTGACGATTGTTACCAGTGCTTCGGCTAACCCGAATTTAACCGGCTACGAAGTTATCCGCATTGATGGTAAACATGTTTACCCGGGTTTTATTCTGCCCAACTCGCAAGTAGGCTTGCAGGAGGTAACGTCCATCCGCGCGATGAACGATTATCAGGAACGGGGTGACATGAACCCGAATGTCAGGTCACTGATTTCATACAATACCGATTCAGAGTTCATTCCCACTTTCCGATTTAATGGCGTGTTGCTGGCTGAAACCACACCTACCGGGGGAACCATTTCAGGTTCCTCGTCAGTAATGGAGATGGAGGGTTGGAATTGGGAAGATGCTGTGCACTCGGCCGACATCGGTATTCACATGAACTGGCCCGCATTAATGAGAAGGCAGTTTGATTTCAACACCTTTAGTTTTTCTGAATCGCCCAATGCCGATTATGAAAAGCAGGTTACAGCCCTTGTTCAATTTTTTGCCGAGGCCCAGGCGTATGGAAAATTGGCTTCCAAAGAAACAAACCTCAAGTTTGATGCCTTACAAGGTTTGTTCGATGGCTCCAAAGTACTATTTATTCATGCTACCATGCCAAAGGAAATTGTAGAATCGATCCGCTTTGCCCAGCGCAGCGGTGTGCAGCGCATCACGCTGCTTTCCGGCCAGGGTGCGTATTGGGTAGCCGACTTTTTGAAAGAGAACAACATACCGGTGATCTTGCCTGACACACACAGTTTACCCGACCGTACCGATGACGATATTGATATGCCCTTCAAACTTCCTTACCTGTTAACCCAGGCGGGTGTGCAGGTGTCATTATCCTGCACCGGTGCCCTCCATGGAGGAAGGAACCTTGCCTTCTTTGCCGGTACGGCCGCTGCCTATGGATTAGGCAAAGAAGATGCACTAAAGGCTATTACCTCCAATACAGCCAAAGCGTTGGGTATTGATAAGCGTGTTGGAACACTTGAAGTTGGCAAAGATGCGACCTTGTTTGTTAGTTCGGGCGATGCGCTGGATATGCGCACCAATAATTTATCGCATGCCTTCATCAGCGGTAAGCAGGTTACGCTTCCCGGAAACCAGCAGGAGTTGTACGAACGCTTTTCAAAGAAGTACGGACAGATGAGATAA